The Spirosoma sp. SC4-14 DNA window TGTAGGTCAACGTTTTCGGCTATAAGCGTTTCAATAATTGATTCGGTAGGCAAATTTCCGGTCAAATTGTCGGCTGCCATTGGGCACCCTCCGAAACCACGTAAAGCACCATCAATACGCCGAACACCTGCCCGTACAGCCGCCCGTACTTTAGCATTAGCCTCAGCGGGCAGGGCGTGTAAATGCGCCCCGAATTCGATTGACGGAAAATTGGCAAGCAAGTGTTTAAACAACGTTTCGATGCTTTCGGGCGTCGACGACCCAATGGTGTCAGATGGTGCAATCAGTTGAATCTCCATAGCCCTGAGCTGGTCGGTAAAGGCGCTGACCAGTTCAGGACTGTAGGGATCGCCATACGGATTTCCGAATCCCATCGACAGGTATACGACCAGTTGTTTACCTGTCCGAACACAAAGGTTCTGAATCTGACTTACCTCCTCAAATGCCTGAACGATAGACTTGTTGGTGTTGCGCTGTTGAAACGTTTCGGATACCGAAAGCGGAAATCCAATATACGGAATAGTATCAAATTCGGCGGCCTGTTCGGCACCCCGTACATTGGCAACGATGGCCAATAGTTTTGTTTTCGTAGCCGACAGATCGAGCCCGGCTAATACGTCGGCCGTATCGCG harbors:
- a CDS encoding hydroxymethylglutaryl-CoA lyase, whose protein sequence is MKLVECPRDAMQGLGHFVPTDLKIRYLNALLRVGFDTLDFGSFVSPKAIPQLRDTADVLAGLDLSATKTKLLAIVANVRGAEQAAEFDTIPYIGFPLSVSETFQQRNTNKSIVQAFEEVSQIQNLCVRTGKQLVVYLSMGFGNPYGDPYSPELVSAFTDQLRAMEIQLIAPSDTIGSSTPESIETLFKHLLANFPSIEFGAHLHALPAEANAKVRAAVRAGVRRIDGALRGFGGCPMAADNLTGNLPTESIIETLIAENVDLQLDMAAFQVAMALSAEVFV